The DNA segment GAGCTCCTTCAACAAGCATCCGATCTGCGCGTGTCGATCCCGGCTCGCGACGCAGAGGGGACACTTACCCAGGCGACGAGAGTTGACCGAAAAAGGCGCGGAGAGCAAGAAGGTGTACAGATTCTCGCTTATAGACCTGAAACCGCAGGTGGTTCTTACGATCTCGATAGCGGCGGGTTCGTGGCGAACGACAACGACGTGGTCGCCGGTCGATTCACCGTGCTATGAGTGAAAGTCCCAGTTATTCGAAGAAGGACCGGATCGACGATCTCATCGAACGCGAGCGGAATCCCCACCGTGAGCCACCCGTCCGGATCACCGGGTTGATGGTCCAGTACTACCACGTTTGCCGGCGGGAACTCTGGTTCATGTCCAGAGGCATCGATATCGATCGAAGCACGCCGAATATCCAGCGCGGGACACACACGGACGAGACGAGCTACCGGGATAGCCGACGGTCGTTCACGATCGACGGTCGAATCGCCCTGGACGTACTCGATGACGGCGACGTGATGGAGGTGAAGGTCTCCTCGTCGTTGGAAAAACCGCCACGAATGCAACTGTTGTACTACCTCTGGTATCTGGACCGGATTCACGGCGTCGAGAAGTCCGGTGTATTGGCGTATCCGCGTGAACGATCTCGCGAGCAGGTAGAGTTGACCGAGGACACCGCCATCAGCGTTGAGGAAACCCTCGACGGAATTATCGATGTCGTCGAGTCCGATAGTCCACCGCCCCTCGAGAAGAAACCGTACTGCGACTCGTGTCTCTACCAGGACATCTGCTGGTTGTGACTCATGCCACAGGATAACCACCACATCTTCGCCGACGGCGAACTGTCCCGCAGTGAAGACACGCTCAGGATCGATACCCTCGAAGGCGAAACGAAGTATCTCCCGGTCGAGAGCGTCGGAACGATCTACCTGCACGGCCAGATCGACTTCAACACCCGGGCTCTCGGGTTGCTCAACGAACACGGGACGGCGGTTCACGTCTTCGGCTGGAAGGATTACTACAAAGGGTCCTATCTGCCGAAGCGACAGCACCAGTCCGGAAACACGATCGTCGAACAGGTCCGTGCATACGATGACCACGAACGTCGTATGCGGATTGCCCGATCGATGATCGAGGCGAGTATCCACAATATGCGTGCGAATCTCAAGTACTACCATACTCGAGACCACGACTTTGGCAGTGAAATTCAGACGCTCAACCAACAACGAAAGCGGGTAGGCTCCGTCAGCGACATCGAGGAACTCCTCGGTGTCGAGGCGACGGCGCGTAAAGCGTACTACGCCTGTTTCGACGATATTCTCAGAGATCCGTTCGAGCTGACGCGAAGGGAGTACAATCCACCGTCGAACGAAGCCAATGCCCTCGTTTCGTTTCTCAATGCAATGGTCTACACGACCTGCGTCTCGGCGATTCGAAATACTGCGCTCGATCCCACCGTCGGCTACGTTCACCAACCCGGAGATAGACGGTTCACCCTGTCGTTAGATTTGGCAGACATATTCAAACCAATTCTTGCAGACCGAGTGATGTTCAGAGTGGTCAACCGGCAGCAGTTAGGGATTGACGACTTCGAAAGCGAACTCGAGGGGTGCCTATTGAGCGAGGACGGTCGGTTGACTGTGCTGGAAGTCTACGAAGAAATGCTCGATCAAACCGTGGAGCATCCGAGATTGAAACGAAAGGTGAGTTACAAGACGCTAGTCCAGACCGACGTGTATTCGCTAAAGAAACACGTCCTCACCGGCGAACCGTACCGGCCCACGGAGCGGTGGTGGTGACGTGTTCGTCCTCGTCACATACGACGTGCCAGCCGAACGGACGCGTATTTACCGAAAGCTTCTGCGAAAACATCTGGAACACATCCAGTACTCCGTATTCTATGGCGACATCACGGAGGGACAACTCGTCACGATCCAAAATGAGATACACAACGTCCTCGACACAGACGATTCAGTCTACATCTTCGAGTCTAACGTATCTGCCTCAGTTGAGTGCACTGTCCTCGGTGACGCAGACGAACCAGGAAGTAAGTTCACATAGTTTCGTCGACCCCCCGGGGGTTGACACACCATTGCGGGTCGACGAAAACCTTGATGTGAAATCCGCATAGAGAGGGCTATATGGCCCGATATCGGCCATGGTTCCAGAAGGACCTTTGTAGGGTTGAAGCAATATCCGTGAGCCACGGGTGCGGATTGCCTGGTATGTGTTCCAGAAGGACCTTTGTAGGGTTGAAGCAGAACCGGAGTCTGTGTCCATCACCGGAGTCCCCCAGTTCCAGAAGGACCTTTGTAGGGTTGAAGCGTTTCCGAAACCGAGGGGTTTCGGCTTGCGTATGCAAGTTCCAGAAGGACCTTTGTAGGGTTGAAGCACTGTCGGGGTATGCGGGGCCGCCGAGCCGACCGTGTTCCAGAAGGACCTTTGTAGGGTTGAAGCTCACGGCGGACCAGCCGCCACACGGACTGCAGTATCGTTCCAGAAGGACCTTTGTAGGGTTGAAGCGAACCGATTGCGGACGATGAGCCAGAGCTCGTCACCGTTCCAGAAGGACCTTTGTAGGGTTGAAGCACCAGATCCCGATCTTGTAGCCGTGACGCTCAAGGTGTTCCAGAAGGACCTTTGTAGGGTTGAAGCACGTTCCAGAGCAAGCAGATGGTGGGCAACTTCGTGTTCCAGAAGGACCTTTGTAGGGTTGAAGCGACACCGGCGACCAGCGGCGGCTCGCGGCCTGGATGAGTTCCAGAAGGACCTTTGTAGGGTTGAAGCGCCGCCATCAGTTCGAGGTCGTGATAGGGCATCTGTTCCAGAAGGACCTTTGTAGGGTTGAAGCGCCGCTCGTCCAGGAGGCATCGGAGACGTCAGCCTCGTTCCAGAAGGACCTTTGTAGGGTTGAAGCTGTCGGCAAACTCGTTGTAGATGTCCGACGCCGTCGTTCCAGAAGGACCTTTGTAGGGTTGAAGCCTCGGTAAAATCATCAACTCGGATGCAACTCCCACTAGTTCCAGAAGGACCTTTGTAGGGTTGAAGCGAACGCTACTGCAATAGCGATGACGTGGAACGCCTGAGTTCCAGAAGGACCTTTGTAGGGTTGAAGCGAACGCTACTGCAATAGCGATGACGTGGAACGCCTGAGTTCCAGAAGGACCTTTGTAGGGTTGAAGCGCTCCCCGTCTCTTTGGTTCTCCAATCGCTAAATTGGGTTCCAGAAGGACCTTTGTAGGGTTGAAGCAACTCTTTCCGACTCACTTCGTCGTATGACTCTAGGTTCCAGAAGGACCTTTGTAGGGTTGAAGCCATGAATGAAACCACTGACGACGAACTAGAGAACGGTTCCAGAAGGACCTTTGTAGGGTTGAAGCTTGCGGATATGGTTCCTTACTCCATCCTCACAGGAAGTTCCAGAAGGACCTTTGTAGGGTTGAAGCGGGGTTGTTGGCTCGATCGCGTACGACGGGACTGCTGTTCCAGAAGGACCTTTGTAGGGTTGAAGCAACTCTTTCCGACTCACTTCGTCGTATGACTCTAGGTTCCAGAAGGACCTTTGTAGGGTTGAAGCCATGAATGAAACCACTGACGACGAACTAGAGAACGGTTCCAGAAGGACCTTTGTAGGGTTGAAGCTTGCGGATATGGTTCCTTACTCCATCCTCACAGGAAGTTCCAGAAGGACCTTTGTAGGGTTGAAGCGGGGTTGTTGGCTCGATCGCGTACGACGGGACTGCTGTTCCAGAAGGACCTTTGTAGGGTTGAAGCACTCCCGCATCCGGGGGATGGACGAAGAAGGGTCTGAGTTCCAGAAGGACCTTTGTAGGGTTGAAGCATCAAGCGGGCCCTGCTCAACGACTCGGTCACCGAGTTCCAGAAGGACCTTTGTAGGGTTGAAGCACAGAGTGATCCACCCATAACCATTATGGCATTTGTTCCAGAAGGACCTTTGTAGGGTTGAAGCTGGTAGTCCTATAGGCGTCAGTTGGTGATTCGAGACTGTTCCAGAAGGACCTTTGTAGGGTTGAAGCCCGCTATAATCCGGCGGGTCTGGGAGACCGAATTCCGTTCCAGAAGGACCTTTGTAGGGTTGAAGCACAGACCAGACAGTGACCGAGGAATTGGCAACGCGAGTTCCAGAAGGACCTTTGTAGGGTTGAAGCAACACGGCGGCCACCTACCTGGACTGATTCTCATGGTTCCAGAAGGACCTTTGTAGGGTTGAAGCTGTCTGTACTCGCGAGATCGGCGCCACACTCTGAGCGTTCCAGAAGGACCTTTGTAGGGTTGAAGCGACGACCACACGGCGGTCCGAGCGGCCCACGAATACTGTTCCAGAAGGACCTTTGTAGGGTTGAAGCAGATGACAATCGACCTGATCCCGATCGTCCTCGCTGTTCCAGAAGGACCTTTGTAGGGTTGAAGCACGGATTCAGAGTATTTCCAGTGAGACGTATTTGGTGTTCCAGAAGGACCTTTGTAGGGTTGAAGCGCAACGACACCCGCGGCGTCGCAGTCGTCGGCGTGTTCCAGAAGGACCTTTGTAGGGTTGAAGCAACTTCGAGCACGGCCACTGACCGTGACGGAGGTGGGTTCCAGAAGGACCTTTGTAGGGTTGAAGCAGGGTGACAGTCCCGCCGTCGTGGATCGGGCCACGGTTCCAGAAGGACCTTTGTAGGGTTGAAGCAATAAAATTGATGCCATTCTCGATCTGGAGGGGAAAGTTCCAGAAGGACCTTTGTAGGGTTGAAGCAACGACTCTAGTTTCCGGTGGCACGTAGGGCAGAGTGGTTCCAGAAGGACCTTTGTAGGGTTGAAGCACATCTTAACGGAAATGTCGAAACTCAAAGAGCCAGTTCCAGAAGGACCTTTGTAGGGTTGAAGCAACGCGAACGCCGATACGCAGCCCAAAGACATCGTCGTTCCAGAAGGACCTTTGTAGGGTTGAAGCGGGACTTCCGAACCGGTCCACGTCTGTCCGGGTTGTTCCAGAAGGACCTTTGTAGGGTTGAAGCACTCCGCGCACGCGGGTTCTCCGTTGACTAACTCATGTTCCAGAAGGACCTTTGTAGGGTTGAAGCACTTCTCACCGTAGGGGCGGTAAATATCGCTCATGGTTCCAGAAGGACCTTTGTAGGGTTGAAGCGAGATAAGGGGGCCACCCCCTCCTGGACCGTCCTGGTTCCAGAAGGACCTTTGTAGGGTTGAAGCCTCGGTGAGTTCTCTCACGAGCAGTTCGTCGAGACGGTTCCAGAAGGACCTTCGTAGGGTTGAAGCTCCGTCCAGATCACGGGCTTCACGCTCGTCTCCCAGTGTCAGCGGGATCAACGTCGGATCGGAGCTGGTTGCTATCGACGAGTGATCCAGCATCACCGTCTTCAACCCGCATCCCCGAAGCAAGTATTATAACGACGTGCGACTGTTGCCACCGCATGGTGCAGTGTTACTATAGAAAACAAGATCTGGCAGGGTGCGTCGGTGCGAACCATCGCCAATATACCGGGGTGGTCCGATGACCGAGCGGGATACCGACGCGAACGCGTCGGGGCCGGACGATCGAGCCGGTCAGGACCGATCACGGGAGGGGAGTCGCGACTGCGTGGATCCGCAGTGGGCCGTGCCGTCGATCGACGCGCCCGCCGGACTCGGCGACTCGCTGGTCGACGTGTCAGTCGAGACGACCTCGTGGGAGCGGTCCGAACTGCTCGCCGATGTCGGCCCAGCGATCGGCCCGGACAGGCTGACGGTCGGCCGGATCGAGGTCGACTCGGACTGGTCGGCCCTGGCGATCATCGAACACCTGGACGAGATCTTCGAACGGACGAACCCGCACACCGCGGCCGCCCACGAACCGCCGGCGCTCGAGTGTACGGTCGTCGGCGACGAGACCGTCTTCGTCGAGTTCCGCTCGCGAACCGACTCCTGCTCGCTGTTCGCCGGCATCGTCGAGGCCATCGGCGAGCGATACGACGACCCGCTCGCCGTCACTCACCGCAGCTGCGACGGCCGTTCGGACGACTCGGCGGGGACGCTGCTCGTCTCCACCGCCCGCCATCGAACCGACGCGACGGCCGGCGCCGGGAACGAGGTGGGCCAGACGAGTCACTGAGCACCCCGTCCACCCCGGAGGCGGGCCCTCGACAACCCCTGGACGGAGGCGGGCCCTCGACAACCCCTGGACGCCCCGATCCCCCGTGACCCCTCGGTCGTCTCCTGGACGGTCTCGTTCACCCGGTGCAATCCTCGTTCACCCGTACCCCCTCGATCGCCGTCACGAAACGGCCGGTCGCCTGCCGTCGAACCGAAACGCACCTGCAGCGCAACCCTTTTTACCGGACACGACGAAATGCTATCAAATGGGAACCGGCTCGGACATGTACCGACAGCAGATCCTCGACCACTACAAGAACCCGCGTAACTACGGGGAACTCGAGGATCCCACGTTCAGCCACGTCGGCGAGAATCCGATGTGCGGCGACGAGATCCGGATGGACGTCGCCCTCACCGAAGACGACGGCGAGACGGTCGTCGAACGGGTCGCGTTCAGCGGCGACGGGTGTGCGATCAGCCAGGCCTCGGCGAGCCTCCTCTCCGAAGCACTCCCGGGCACCACCGTCGACGACCTCCTGGAGATGGACCGCGACGACGTCACCGACCTGCTCGGCGTCGACATCTCGCCGATGCGCATCAAGTGCGCCGTCCTCGCCGAGAAGGTCGCCCAGGACGGCGTCGAGATCTACCGCGGCGAACTCGACGCCGAGACCACGACGATCGAAGACCAGGACGACGGCGACGACTAACCACCGACCCGTTTCTTCGTCGGGTTCGCGCTTCGCCCGACCCGCGTGACGGCGACGCCGCCACGGCAGTCAGTCGCGGGCCGCAGGCCCGCAACTCGTTCTCTGCTCACGGGCGCGTAGCACCCGTTCGCGTGGTCAGTGGGACCTCCGGTCCCGGTCGACTCGAAACCCGTCGATGAAAACGGCCGGCAGCTTCGCCGCCGGAAAACCGCGCTCACTCCGTTCGCGCGGATGCTACTCGGTGACGTACCAGGCGTCCGTTTGTCGCCCGACGAGATGGTCGGGCAGTCGTGTACACGATCTGCGTCCAACGGCAGCCCCAGCCGACGGTCGACGGCCCACCGAGACCAGAACCGACGCGAGAGGGTGCGGTCGGCCCTGCGCGCCAGGGCCGCCGAGAACGTCCGCGGTCGACGACGAACCAACCGCCCGTCTGCCACCTACTCGTTCGCGGCGGGTTCACCCGCTGAGTCGCCCAGCCGGCCCGCGTTGCGGGCGTACGCGAAGGCCGCGACGAGGAGGACGGCGCCGAGGGTGAGAAACGACAGCGTCCGGGTGAGCGGGTCGAGCCCGCTCGTGTCCACGAGGAACACCTTGACCGTCGTCAGGCCGAGGAGGGCGATCCCCTGATAGCGCAGCGACCGACGTCCGGCGACGAAGCCGACGGCCAGGAGGGCGAGCGCGAACGCGGCCCAGGCGACCGAGAGGGGGTACGACGATAGCTCCAGCCAGAGGAGTTCCGTCACCAGCGCGGTCCCGACCCAGGCGTACGTCCGCCCGGGGATAGCCAGCAGTCGGGAGTCCGGCGCGTCGGACTCAGCGGCCGGGCCGGTGGGAGAGCCGCGATCCGGCGGGTCGGATTCGGCGACCGGGTCGCGCCCCTGCGCGTCGGGGTTCGCCGACGGCCTGGCGTCCGAGCGGCGCTCGATGAGGACCGCGACGCCGTAACACGCGGCGATGGCGGCCAGGAACGCGACGAGACGCGTGGGGACGACCCAGGGGTCGAACCCGACCGGCGCCAATCCCATCGCGTCCGGCAGGGCCACCTTCGCCACGAGAACCAGGGCGAGCCCGTGGGTGGCCAGGCGAGCGCGTGAGTCCTCCAGCCGGATCGAAGCGAGGAGCGCGGCCGGGAGGCTCGCCGCGAGGACGATCGTGACCCAGACCGGCGCCAGCGCGAGGTCGACGGCGAGGGCGTAGAAACCGACGGCGAGGTACGGCGCGGCCGGC comes from the Halovivax cerinus genome and includes:
- the cas4 gene encoding CRISPR-associated protein Cas4; protein product: MSESPSYSKKDRIDDLIERERNPHREPPVRITGLMVQYYHVCRRELWFMSRGIDIDRSTPNIQRGTHTDETSYRDSRRSFTIDGRIALDVLDDGDVMEVKVSSSLEKPPRMQLLYYLWYLDRIHGVEKSGVLAYPRERSREQVELTEDTAISVEETLDGIIDVVESDSPPPLEKKPYCDSCLYQDICWL
- the cas1b gene encoding type I-B CRISPR-associated endonuclease Cas1b, translating into MPQDNHHIFADGELSRSEDTLRIDTLEGETKYLPVESVGTIYLHGQIDFNTRALGLLNEHGTAVHVFGWKDYYKGSYLPKRQHQSGNTIVEQVRAYDDHERRMRIARSMIEASIHNMRANLKYYHTRDHDFGSEIQTLNQQRKRVGSVSDIEELLGVEATARKAYYACFDDILRDPFELTRREYNPPSNEANALVSFLNAMVYTTCVSAIRNTALDPTVGYVHQPGDRRFTLSLDLADIFKPILADRVMFRVVNRQQLGIDDFESELEGCLLSEDGRLTVLEVYEEMLDQTVEHPRLKRKVSYKTLVQTDVYSLKKHVLTGEPYRPTERWW
- the cas2 gene encoding CRISPR-associated endonuclease Cas2; protein product: MFVLVTYDVPAERTRIYRKLLRKHLEHIQYSVFYGDITEGQLVTIQNEIHNVLDTDDSVYIFESNVSASVECTVLGDADEPGSKFT
- a CDS encoding iron-sulfur cluster assembly scaffold protein — encoded protein: MGTGSDMYRQQILDHYKNPRNYGELEDPTFSHVGENPMCGDEIRMDVALTEDDGETVVERVAFSGDGCAISQASASLLSEALPGTTVDDLLEMDRDDVTDLLGVDISPMRIKCAVLAEKVAQDGVEIYRGELDAETTTIEDQDDGDD